From one Leifsonia soli genomic stretch:
- a CDS encoding ATP-binding cassette domain-containing protein, with translation MNETPAIHLSGLRKTFGALTAVDGVDLSIRPGEVVALLGPNGAGKSTTIDLALGLARPTAGGVELFGAPPRDAVAAGRVGAMLQGGALLPTLTVAESVALVAAAHRHPLSVAEALDRARCTEIARQRVSKLSGGQLQRARFAVAVVSDPDLLFLDEPTAAMDVEARRTFWQSMRAFTAAGRTVVFATHYLDEADEYADRIVMMARGRIVADGTPAEVKAVVSGRRIRATAAFPETPASTAALAALPGVRSADRHGDVLTLISDDSDATLRALIPTHDDIHDIEVTAHTMDEAFLALTEARDTEGALS, from the coding sequence GTGAACGAGACACCCGCCATCCATCTGTCCGGCCTGCGCAAGACCTTCGGCGCGCTCACGGCCGTCGACGGCGTCGACCTGAGCATCCGCCCGGGTGAGGTCGTCGCCCTGCTGGGCCCCAACGGTGCCGGCAAGTCCACGACCATCGACCTGGCACTCGGGCTCGCGCGACCGACCGCGGGCGGCGTCGAGCTGTTCGGCGCTCCTCCGCGCGACGCCGTCGCCGCCGGCCGGGTCGGCGCCATGCTCCAGGGCGGCGCCCTGCTGCCGACGTTGACGGTGGCCGAGTCGGTGGCGCTCGTCGCCGCCGCGCACCGGCACCCGCTCAGCGTCGCCGAGGCTCTCGACCGGGCGCGGTGCACCGAGATCGCCCGCCAGCGGGTCTCGAAGCTGTCCGGCGGGCAGTTGCAGCGCGCCCGGTTCGCGGTCGCCGTGGTCTCCGATCCGGACCTGCTGTTCCTCGACGAGCCGACGGCGGCGATGGACGTGGAGGCGCGCCGCACCTTCTGGCAGTCGATGCGCGCGTTCACGGCCGCCGGGCGCACCGTCGTGTTCGCCACCCACTACCTCGACGAGGCGGACGAGTATGCCGACCGCATCGTGATGATGGCGCGCGGACGGATCGTCGCCGACGGCACGCCCGCCGAGGTCAAGGCGGTCGTCTCCGGCCGTCGCATCCGTGCCACCGCCGCCTTCCCGGAGACCCCGGCGAGCACCGCCGCGCTCGCCGCGCTCCCCGGGGTCCGAAGCGCCGACCGGCACGGGGACGTGCTGACCCTCATCAGCGACGACTCCGACGCCACCCTGCGGGCCCTGATCCCCACGCACGACGACATCCACGACATCGAAGTGACCGCGCACACCATGGACGAGGCCTTCCTCGCTCTCACCGAGGCGCGCGACACGGAAGGAGCCCTCTCATGA
- a CDS encoding ABC transporter permease, which yields MSIAYLGRESLRQLKNMRAMIFTLAVPLVMLFAFGGTFGGAGQVDAATHLPWIAVTTIQVAAYGGMMSALSQAFQIVTERSIGWNRQLRITPLTGTGYLVSKLVAALALALFSIVVIIGVSIALYHPHLSAGSWILAALGIWCGVIPFALLGILIGQLAKPEFAQPLFMAVFMGMAVLGGLWIPLQLFPAWVADVAKAVPSYWLNRVGQLGALQSGDALTPAIVLTAWALALGALIVWRYRRDAARG from the coding sequence ATGAGCATCGCCTACCTGGGGCGCGAGTCCCTCCGTCAGCTGAAGAACATGCGCGCGATGATCTTCACCCTCGCCGTGCCGCTGGTGATGCTCTTCGCCTTCGGCGGCACCTTCGGCGGCGCGGGGCAGGTGGATGCGGCGACGCACCTCCCCTGGATCGCGGTCACGACCATCCAGGTCGCTGCGTACGGCGGGATGATGTCCGCCCTCTCACAGGCGTTCCAGATCGTCACCGAACGTTCGATCGGGTGGAACCGCCAGCTGCGCATCACCCCGCTGACCGGCACGGGCTACCTGGTGTCGAAGCTTGTTGCCGCGCTGGCGCTCGCCCTGTTCAGCATCGTCGTCATCATCGGCGTCTCCATCGCGCTCTACCATCCCCACCTCTCCGCGGGCAGCTGGATTCTCGCGGCGCTGGGGATCTGGTGCGGCGTCATCCCGTTCGCGCTGCTCGGCATCCTGATCGGGCAGCTCGCCAAGCCGGAGTTCGCTCAGCCGCTGTTCATGGCGGTGTTCATGGGCATGGCCGTCCTTGGCGGCCTGTGGATCCCCCTCCAGCTCTTCCCGGCCTGGGTGGCGGATGTGGCGAAGGCGGTCCCGTCGTACTGGCTCAACCGCGTCGGTCAGCTCGGCGCGCTGCAGAGCGGCGACGCGCTCACGCCGGCGATCGTGCTCACCGCGTGGGCGCTCGCGCTCGGCGCGCTCATCGTGTGGCGCTACCGGCGGGATGCGGCCCGGGGCTGA
- a CDS encoding DUF6325 family protein → MAEFEYGPAEFMVAQFDTDRPSPGVVEAILDLVENGTVRLLDLVFVERHDDGSVDIIELEEIGDEIGLTDITLDATGLAGDEDVQQIAELLEPGSTGAILVIEHLWAKDLANRFFQSGGVVLHSERIPAPVLNAVAADAFDELETTEG, encoded by the coding sequence ATGGCCGAATTCGAGTACGGTCCGGCGGAGTTCATGGTCGCTCAGTTCGACACCGACCGGCCGTCTCCCGGCGTCGTCGAGGCGATCCTCGACCTGGTCGAGAACGGCACGGTGCGACTGCTCGACCTGGTGTTCGTCGAACGCCACGACGACGGGAGCGTCGACATCATCGAGCTCGAGGAGATCGGGGACGAGATCGGGTTGACCGACATCACGCTCGACGCCACCGGGCTCGCCGGGGACGAGGACGTGCAGCAGATCGCGGAGCTCCTGGAGCCCGGATCGACGGGGGCGATCCTCGTGATCGAGCACCTCTGGGCGAAGGATCTGGCGAACCGGTTCTTCCAGTCGGGCGGCGTCGTGCTGCACAGCGAGCGCATCCCGGCGCCCGTGCTCAACGCGGTCGCCGCGGACGCCTTCGACGAGCTCGAGACCACGGAAGGCTGA
- a CDS encoding Mbeg1-like protein — MNDPVTGFQAITVAPLVNGTPDLSRLYVSYAGTNPAHHGDLNTDAQTVIAGRVMATQTEQAVKYATEMQAKHPGASFTTVGHSLGGYLAMYVAAEKHWSCTSFNGPDPWEHLSPQARKWVEQQHAAGENPLRNFLNEWDAIGNAHGNGTGAAIYVTGKPFQDLLTNHNLSTGFRFDGSGRIEGAGVPARNSYQITENLLHAVPPMLREPLAVLVAGALTALQVPVIGESAGRSASTVMVMMDTLAATSLASNIFSAADILTTIKSVNEGLTARMHLDLLEAKNSAFTIPFLTQADIEDCVVTERLRVEDNIDEHAVQAVNRRIDDHVDTIHSLYNGISNAVVHAGEQDARWASAFAGR; from the coding sequence GTGAACGACCCCGTAACGGGGTTTCAGGCGATCACGGTGGCGCCCCTGGTCAACGGCACGCCGGACCTCTCCCGCCTGTACGTCTCGTACGCCGGGACGAACCCCGCCCACCACGGCGACCTGAACACGGATGCGCAGACGGTCATCGCGGGCAGAGTGATGGCGACACAGACCGAGCAGGCTGTGAAGTACGCCACGGAGATGCAGGCCAAGCACCCCGGCGCGAGCTTCACCACCGTCGGCCACTCGCTGGGCGGGTACCTGGCGATGTATGTCGCGGCGGAGAAGCACTGGTCGTGCACCAGCTTCAACGGCCCCGACCCGTGGGAGCACCTGTCCCCGCAGGCACGGAAATGGGTCGAGCAGCAGCACGCTGCCGGAGAGAATCCGCTCCGCAACTTCCTGAACGAGTGGGATGCCATCGGCAACGCGCACGGCAACGGCACCGGCGCAGCCATCTACGTCACAGGCAAACCGTTCCAGGACCTCCTCACCAACCACAACCTCTCCACCGGCTTCCGCTTCGACGGCAGCGGTCGGATAGAAGGCGCCGGAGTTCCCGCCCGCAACTCGTACCAGATCACGGAGAACCTCCTCCACGCGGTCCCGCCGATGCTGCGGGAGCCGCTGGCCGTGCTGGTAGCCGGCGCCCTGACCGCCCTCCAAGTACCCGTGATCGGGGAATCCGCGGGCCGGTCCGCCTCCACGGTCATGGTCATGATGGACACGCTGGCGGCCACCTCTCTGGCCTCCAACATTTTCAGCGCCGCCGACATCCTGACCACCATCAAATCCGTGAACGAAGGGCTCACCGCGCGGATGCACCTGGACCTGCTCGAGGCCAAGAACAGCGCCTTCACGATCCCCTTCCTCACCCAGGCGGACATCGAGGACTGCGTGGTCACCGAACGGCTGCGGGTGGAGGACAACATCGACGAGCACGCCGTCCAGGCGGTCAACCGCCGCATCGACGACCACGTCGACACCATCCACTCGCTCTACAACGGCATCAGCAACGCCGTCGTCCATGCCGGCGAACAAGACGCCCGCTGGGCGTCGGCGTTCGCCGGCCGGTAA
- a CDS encoding sterol carrier family protein, whose product MARAKIADEVGGPAVRAAVAGGADRNTTATAVRYLLQLLAERAPGNTVEVRVPPFGAVQCIPGPRHTRGTPPNVIETDAATWLALASGSMTWDEGLASGAVHASGQRASLEGLVPLRY is encoded by the coding sequence ATGGCGAGAGCGAAGATCGCGGACGAGGTCGGCGGCCCGGCCGTCCGCGCGGCCGTCGCGGGGGGCGCCGACCGCAACACCACGGCGACGGCCGTGCGGTACCTGCTGCAGCTCCTGGCGGAGCGCGCCCCGGGCAACACGGTCGAGGTGCGGGTGCCTCCGTTCGGCGCGGTGCAGTGCATCCCCGGTCCGCGGCACACCCGCGGGACGCCGCCGAACGTGATCGAGACGGATGCCGCCACCTGGCTGGCCCTCGCCTCCGGGTCGATGACGTGGGACGAAGGGCTCGCCTCCGGCGCCGTCCACGCCTCCGGCCAGCGCGCGTCGCTGGAGGGACTCGTCCCGCTGCGCTACTGA
- the purD gene encoding phosphoribosylamine--glycine ligase produces the protein MKILVLGSGAREHAIITALLAEEARHDIVAAPGNAGIAQDVRVEPSLDPLDGVAVTEYALEHGIELVVIGPEAPLVAGVADPLRTRGIPVFGPGKAAAQLEGSKAYAKRIMDAAGVPTGRAVRAETLAEAERALDEFGAPYVVKADGLAAGKGVLVTEEREAAAEHATHWLRHGGVLIEEFLDGQEVSLFLLSDGHDVLPLSPAQDYKRLLDGDAGPNTGGMGAYSPLPWLPEGFVDEVIDTIALPTVRTMAREQTPFIGLLYCGLILTDRGIRVIEFNARFGDPETQVVLPRLVTPLSTLLHAAATGGLGGLPRPEFALDTAVTVVLASEGYPEAPQTGRPITGLGEAAAVPEVTIAHAATVLDEATGELLATGGRVLSVVARGTGFAEARSRAYAALDRIHLEGAQYRTDIAARVS, from the coding sequence GTGAAGATTCTCGTCCTCGGTTCCGGTGCCCGTGAGCACGCCATCATCACCGCACTGCTCGCGGAGGAGGCGCGCCACGACATCGTGGCCGCGCCCGGCAACGCCGGCATCGCGCAGGACGTGCGCGTGGAGCCGTCGCTCGATCCGCTGGACGGGGTCGCGGTCACCGAGTACGCGCTCGAGCACGGCATCGAACTGGTCGTCATCGGCCCGGAGGCTCCGCTCGTCGCCGGCGTCGCCGACCCGCTGCGCACCCGCGGCATCCCGGTCTTCGGCCCGGGAAAGGCGGCGGCCCAGCTGGAGGGGTCGAAGGCGTACGCGAAGCGGATCATGGATGCGGCCGGCGTTCCGACAGGCCGTGCCGTCCGCGCGGAGACGCTCGCCGAGGCCGAGCGGGCGCTCGACGAGTTCGGCGCGCCCTACGTCGTCAAGGCCGACGGCCTCGCCGCGGGCAAGGGCGTGCTCGTCACCGAGGAGCGCGAAGCGGCCGCCGAGCACGCGACGCACTGGCTCCGGCACGGCGGAGTGCTGATCGAGGAGTTCCTCGACGGGCAGGAGGTCTCGCTGTTCCTGCTCAGCGACGGCCACGACGTGCTCCCGCTCTCACCCGCGCAGGACTACAAGCGGCTGCTCGACGGCGACGCCGGCCCGAACACCGGCGGGATGGGCGCGTACTCGCCGCTGCCCTGGCTGCCGGAGGGCTTCGTGGACGAGGTCATCGACACGATCGCGCTGCCGACCGTGCGCACGATGGCGCGCGAGCAGACGCCGTTCATCGGCCTGCTCTACTGCGGGCTGATCCTGACCGACCGCGGCATCCGCGTGATCGAGTTCAACGCGCGGTTCGGCGACCCGGAGACGCAGGTCGTGCTCCCCCGGCTCGTCACGCCGCTGTCCACGCTGCTGCACGCGGCGGCGACGGGCGGCCTCGGCGGTCTGCCCCGGCCCGAGTTCGCCCTGGACACGGCCGTGACCGTCGTGCTGGCCAGCGAGGGGTACCCCGAGGCGCCGCAGACCGGTCGGCCGATCACCGGTCTCGGCGAGGCGGCCGCCGTGCCCGAGGTGACGATCGCGCACGCGGCGACCGTTCTCGACGAGGCGACCGGGGAGCTGCTCGCGACCGGCGGACGCGTGCTGTCGGTCGTCGCGCGCGGCACCGGCTTCGCCGAGGCGCGCTCGCGGGCCTACGCGGCGCTCGACCGCATCCACCTCGAGGGCGCCCAGTACCGCACCGACATCGCCGCCCGCGTCTCCTGA
- a CDS encoding SHOCT domain-containing protein → MPLRRFGRPGLIGMAARTAVVAGTATAVAGGVQHHQQQKYQNQYEQEQYEQQQAALQAQEAQAQQQAAAQQAAAQQAAAQQQAAPEDDMMTRLQQLATLHTQGVLTDEEFSAAKAKLLT, encoded by the coding sequence ATGCCATTGAGACGATTCGGACGCCCGGGACTGATCGGGATGGCGGCGCGCACAGCGGTCGTCGCCGGAACCGCCACGGCGGTCGCCGGCGGTGTGCAGCACCACCAGCAGCAGAAGTACCAGAACCAGTACGAGCAGGAGCAGTACGAGCAGCAGCAGGCGGCACTGCAGGCCCAGGAGGCCCAAGCGCAGCAGCAGGCGGCCGCGCAGCAGGCCGCGGCACAGCAGGCGGCAGCACAGCAGCAGGCGGCTCCAGAGGACGACATGATGACCCGGCTGCAGCAGCTGGCGACGCTCCACACGCAGGGAGTGCTCACCGACGAGGAGTTCTCGGCCGCCAAGGCCAAACTGCTCACCTAG
- the purM gene encoding phosphoribosylformylglycinamidine cyclo-ligase has product MTDSSASSSASYAAAGVDTAAGDRAVELMKAAVGRTHGPEVLGGVGGFAGLFDVSFLKDFDRPLLATSTDGVGTKVAIAQALDKHDTIGQDLVGMVVDDIVVVGARPLFMTDYIACGKVVPERIAAIVAGIATACAETGTALVGGETAEHPGLLGPDDYDVAGAAVGAVEADAVLGADRVRDGDVVLAMASSGLHSNGFSLVRHILAARGIGFTDRSAEFGGVVGETLLEPTRLYTAPLLRVLQDPALTGAVHSLSHVTGGGIAANLARVLPVGSWVEIDRSTWSPTPVFRILSDLAGNTLESSEGTWNLGIGMFAVVAPDAADAVAAAITADGIPTWRAGTVSTAARDLTGFEQGAKGVDGGAVRLVGSYAG; this is encoded by the coding sequence GTGACCGACTCCTCCGCCTCCTCGTCCGCCTCCTACGCCGCCGCCGGCGTCGACACTGCAGCGGGCGACCGGGCCGTCGAGCTGATGAAGGCCGCCGTCGGCCGCACCCACGGTCCCGAGGTGCTGGGCGGGGTCGGCGGGTTCGCCGGGCTGTTCGATGTCTCGTTCCTCAAGGACTTCGACCGCCCGCTGCTGGCCACCTCGACCGACGGCGTCGGCACGAAGGTCGCCATCGCGCAGGCGCTCGACAAGCACGACACGATCGGACAGGACCTGGTCGGGATGGTCGTCGACGACATCGTCGTCGTGGGAGCCCGTCCGCTCTTCATGACGGACTACATCGCGTGCGGCAAGGTGGTCCCGGAGCGGATCGCCGCGATCGTCGCGGGCATCGCGACCGCATGCGCGGAGACCGGCACCGCCCTCGTCGGCGGTGAGACCGCCGAGCACCCCGGGCTGCTTGGCCCGGACGACTACGACGTCGCGGGCGCCGCGGTCGGCGCGGTCGAGGCGGATGCGGTGCTCGGTGCCGACCGCGTCCGCGACGGCGACGTCGTGCTCGCGATGGCGTCGTCCGGTCTCCACTCCAACGGCTTCTCGCTCGTCCGCCACATCCTCGCGGCCCGCGGCATCGGGTTCACCGACCGGTCGGCCGAGTTCGGCGGCGTGGTCGGCGAGACCCTGCTGGAGCCCACGCGTCTCTACACCGCGCCGCTGCTGCGCGTGCTGCAGGACCCGGCCCTGACCGGCGCCGTCCACTCCCTCAGCCATGTCACCGGCGGCGGCATCGCCGCGAACCTCGCCCGGGTGCTCCCGGTCGGCTCGTGGGTCGAGATCGACCGCTCCACCTGGTCGCCGACGCCGGTCTTCCGCATCCTGAGCGACCTGGCGGGCAACACGCTCGAGTCGAGCGAGGGCACCTGGAACCTCGGCATCGGGATGTTCGCGGTCGTCGCACCGGATGCGGCGGACGCGGTGGCCGCGGCGATCACGGCCGACGGCATCCCGACCTGGCGCGCTGGCACCGTCTCGACCGCCGCACGTGACCTGACCGGCTTCGAGCAGGGCGCCAAGGGCGTCGACGGCGGCGCCGTCCGCCTCGTCGGCTCCTACGCCGGCTGA
- a CDS encoding FAD-binding protein produces the protein MAEKNWAGNYEYQAERIARPDTIDELRELVLSAPAVRALGSRHSFNDLADTPGLLISTAGLPGDVRIDEAARTVTVGGGVRYGDLARVLQDAGWALHNLASLPHISVAGAVATATHGSGDRNGNLATAVAGLRILTGTGELVDVRRGDEGFDGAVVGLGALGVVTEVTLDIRPTYDARQRLFGGVPWEAVIDRFDEVTSSAYSVSLFTTWDEEAVSLAWLKELDGVDSLIEDDFFGAPALTEPRHMIQTMDVRNTTEQLGVVGPWSERLAHFRFEFTPSNGEEIQSEYLVPRARAVEAIEAVRALAPVVAPLLQISEIRTVAADDLWLSSAYGTDVVGLHFTWFRDQAGVEAVLPQLEAALLPLGARPHWGKLYVDRDRVVPSLYPRLADFAALAARFDPAARFRNPFLTRLLP, from the coding sequence ATGGCCGAGAAGAACTGGGCGGGCAACTACGAGTACCAGGCGGAGCGGATCGCCCGGCCGGACACGATCGACGAACTCCGGGAGCTGGTGCTGAGCGCCCCCGCGGTGCGCGCCCTCGGCAGCAGGCACTCCTTCAACGACCTCGCCGACACCCCGGGGCTGCTCATCAGCACCGCCGGCCTGCCCGGCGATGTCCGCATCGACGAGGCCGCACGGACGGTCACGGTCGGCGGCGGCGTCCGCTACGGCGACCTCGCGCGCGTGCTGCAGGACGCGGGATGGGCGCTGCACAACCTCGCGTCCCTCCCGCACATCTCGGTCGCCGGCGCCGTCGCCACGGCGACGCACGGCTCGGGCGACCGCAACGGCAACCTGGCCACGGCCGTCGCGGGCCTGCGCATCCTGACGGGGACGGGCGAGCTCGTCGACGTGCGGCGCGGCGACGAGGGATTCGATGGCGCCGTCGTCGGCCTCGGGGCGCTCGGCGTTGTGACGGAGGTGACCCTCGACATCCGGCCGACGTACGATGCGCGTCAGCGGCTGTTCGGCGGCGTGCCGTGGGAGGCCGTGATCGACCGGTTCGACGAGGTCACCTCCTCCGCCTACAGCGTGAGCCTCTTCACGACGTGGGACGAGGAGGCCGTCTCACTCGCCTGGCTGAAGGAGCTGGACGGGGTCGACTCGCTGATCGAGGACGACTTCTTCGGAGCGCCCGCGCTGACCGAGCCGCGGCACATGATCCAGACGATGGATGTGCGCAACACCACCGAGCAGCTCGGTGTCGTCGGCCCGTGGAGCGAGCGCCTTGCGCACTTCCGCTTCGAGTTCACCCCGTCGAACGGCGAGGAGATCCAGTCGGAGTACCTGGTGCCGCGGGCTCGCGCCGTCGAGGCGATCGAGGCCGTCCGCGCGCTCGCGCCGGTGGTGGCCCCGCTGCTGCAGATCTCGGAGATCCGCACCGTCGCGGCCGACGACCTCTGGCTGTCCAGCGCGTACGGGACGGATGTGGTGGGTCTGCACTTCACGTGGTTCCGCGATCAGGCCGGCGTCGAGGCCGTGCTCCCGCAGCTCGAGGCCGCGCTGCTGCCGCTCGGCGCGCGTCCGCACTGGGGCAAGCTCTACGTCGATCGCGACCGCGTCGTCCCGTCCCTCTACCCGCGCCTCGCCGACTTCGCGGCCCTCGCAGCCCGCTTCGACCCCGCCGCGCGCTTCCGCAACCCCTTCCTCACCCGCCTCCTCCCCTGA
- the purF gene encoding amidophosphoribosyltransferase — MAGGDGLLSHDLLPGEKGPQDACGVFGVWAPGEEVAKLSYFGLYALQHRGQESAGIATSDGDKILIYKDMGLVSQVFNENALNSLPGHIAVGHTRYSTTGASSWQNAQPTLGSTASGTVALGHNGNLTNTAELMQLVHERYPQHDGELSRGNTTDTAVVTALLTGDLDHTLESTALEVLPRLRGAFCLVFMDEHTLYAARDPQGVRPLVLGRLERGWVVASETAALDIVGASFVREVEPGELIAIDENGLRSKRFASEKRAGCVFEYVYLARPDTTISGRGVYEARVEMGRQLAREHAVEADLVIPTPESGTPAAIGYAQASGIPFGQGLVKNSYVGRTFIQPSQTIRQRGIKLKLNPLKEVIKGKRLIVVDDSIVRGNTQRALVSMLREAGAAEVHVRISSPPITWPCFYGIDFASRAELIATGLGVDEVRQSIGADSLGYLSEDGMIDATEQPRELLCTACFTGKYPIELPDAHHLGKNLLERPDVADTDDGSDATSDGCEPGPDSELEPLLSFGDPGRQE; from the coding sequence GTGGCCGGAGGCGACGGTCTTCTCAGTCACGATCTGCTACCCGGCGAGAAGGGACCGCAGGACGCCTGCGGCGTCTTCGGCGTCTGGGCCCCCGGCGAGGAGGTCGCCAAGCTCAGCTACTTCGGGCTCTACGCGCTCCAGCACCGCGGGCAGGAGTCGGCAGGCATCGCGACGAGCGACGGCGACAAGATCCTGATCTACAAGGACATGGGCCTCGTCTCGCAGGTGTTCAACGAGAACGCGCTGAACTCGCTGCCCGGCCACATCGCCGTCGGCCACACGCGCTACTCCACCACCGGCGCATCCAGCTGGCAGAACGCGCAGCCGACGCTCGGCTCGACGGCGAGCGGCACCGTCGCCCTCGGCCACAACGGCAACCTGACCAACACGGCCGAGCTGATGCAGCTGGTCCACGAGCGGTACCCGCAGCACGACGGAGAGCTCAGCCGGGGCAACACGACCGACACCGCGGTGGTCACCGCGCTGCTCACGGGCGACCTGGACCACACGCTCGAGTCGACCGCCCTGGAGGTGCTGCCGCGGCTGCGCGGCGCCTTCTGCCTGGTCTTCATGGACGAGCACACCCTCTACGCGGCGCGCGACCCGCAGGGCGTCCGCCCGCTCGTGCTCGGTCGTCTGGAGCGCGGCTGGGTCGTCGCCTCGGAGACCGCGGCCCTCGACATCGTCGGCGCGAGCTTCGTCCGCGAGGTCGAGCCGGGCGAGCTGATCGCCATCGACGAGAACGGCCTCCGCAGCAAGCGCTTCGCCAGCGAGAAGCGCGCGGGATGCGTTTTCGAGTACGTCTACCTGGCGCGCCCCGACACCACGATCTCCGGCCGCGGCGTCTACGAGGCCCGCGTCGAGATGGGCCGCCAGCTCGCGCGCGAGCACGCGGTCGAGGCCGACCTGGTCATCCCGACCCCCGAGTCCGGCACCCCCGCGGCGATCGGCTACGCGCAGGCGTCCGGCATCCCGTTCGGTCAGGGCCTCGTCAAGAACTCGTACGTCGGCCGCACGTTCATCCAGCCGTCGCAGACCATCCGCCAGCGCGGAATCAAGCTGAAGCTGAACCCGCTGAAGGAGGTCATCAAGGGCAAGCGCCTGATCGTGGTCGACGACTCCATCGTGCGCGGCAACACGCAGCGCGCCCTGGTGTCGATGCTCCGCGAGGCCGGCGCGGCCGAGGTGCACGTGCGCATCTCGAGCCCGCCCATCACCTGGCCGTGCTTCTACGGCATCGACTTCGCCTCCCGCGCCGAGCTCATCGCCACCGGCCTCGGGGTGGACGAGGTGCGCCAGTCGATCGGCGCCGACAGCCTCGGTTACCTCTCCGAGGACGGCATGATCGACGCGACCGAGCAGCCGCGCGAGCTGCTGTGCACCGCCTGCTTCACCGGCAAGTACCCGATCGAGCTGCCGGATGCACACCACCTCGGCAAGAACCTGCTGGAGCGCCCGGACGTCGCCGACACGGACGACGGCTCCGACGCGACGTCCGACGGCTGCGAGCCCGGCCCTGACTCCGAATTGGAGCCGCTGCTGAGCTTCGGCGACCCCGGACGCCAGGAGTAG
- a CDS encoding Calx-beta domain-containing protein, translating to MSRPHARFRLASALTLAVFSGLGIAAASPALAAQSVAAQPAPSDALTPLVDCVQDAPLGAVAARTVVLGYRSTASAPVSVPAGSGANDLTSGAADRGQPSSFDPGEHHGVWLLTLDAAAEPALAWLLGATTTDFTSAPACTAATAVTISTPTRVTAGATVSVSATVTRMLLAAPGSGTVAFALDGGAPVVAAVSAGGVARADLPVSAAGAHTVTAAFQPEQGSGLLAAVGTAAFTATAPSAPLTVATDSVVAGSTSVLVTVARSSTVGDATVDVMTADGTARAGADYTAVATMVALADGQTSATVRVPLASRPAGSAAVTFFVLLQRASTAVTTASATVALPAVPAATPASAAGKTHADAAAAVSSVLPPDDPTAGPGATAATGQDLALLFGGILLTAGGILGVLGLVRAAGMREART from the coding sequence GTGAGCCGACCGCACGCCCGCTTCCGCCTGGCGTCGGCGCTCACCCTGGCGGTCTTCTCCGGCCTCGGGATCGCGGCGGCCTCTCCGGCCCTGGCGGCGCAATCGGTCGCCGCACAGCCGGCGCCGTCCGATGCCCTCACGCCGCTCGTCGACTGCGTGCAGGATGCGCCGCTCGGCGCGGTCGCCGCCCGCACGGTCGTGCTCGGCTACCGTTCGACCGCCTCCGCGCCCGTCTCGGTCCCGGCGGGGAGCGGAGCCAACGACCTCACCTCGGGCGCAGCCGACCGCGGGCAGCCGTCCAGCTTCGACCCGGGTGAGCACCACGGCGTCTGGCTGCTGACCCTGGATGCCGCAGCCGAGCCCGCGCTCGCCTGGCTGCTGGGCGCGACGACGACCGACTTCACCTCCGCGCCCGCGTGCACGGCGGCGACCGCCGTCACCATCAGCACGCCGACGCGCGTGACGGCCGGCGCCACCGTCTCGGTCTCGGCCACCGTCACGCGGATGCTGCTCGCCGCCCCGGGCTCCGGGACCGTCGCGTTCGCCCTCGACGGCGGCGCGCCGGTCGTGGCGGCGGTCTCCGCCGGCGGGGTCGCCCGCGCCGACCTCCCGGTCTCGGCCGCGGGCGCGCACACCGTCACGGCGGCTTTCCAGCCCGAGCAGGGATCCGGCCTCCTCGCCGCAGTGGGAACGGCCGCGTTCACGGCGACGGCGCCGAGTGCTCCCCTGACCGTCGCCACCGACTCCGTCGTCGCCGGGAGCACCAGCGTGCTCGTCACCGTCGCCCGCTCCTCCACGGTCGGCGACGCCACGGTGGACGTCATGACCGCTGACGGCACCGCGCGCGCGGGTGCCGACTATACGGCCGTCGCCACGATGGTCGCACTGGCCGACGGTCAGACGTCGGCGACCGTCCGGGTGCCGCTCGCCTCCCGGCCGGCCGGTTCGGCCGCCGTGACCTTCTTCGTGCTCCTGCAGCGCGCATCCACCGCGGTGACCACCGCCTCCGCGACGGTGGCGCTGCCCGCCGTCCCCGCCGCGACCCCCGCGTCCGCAGCGGGGAAGACGCACGCGGACGCTGCGGCCGCGGTCTCCTCGGTGCTCCCGCCGGACGACCCGACGGCGGGGCCCGGCGCGACGGCGGCGACCGGACAGGACCTCGCCCTGCTGTTCGGCGGAATCCTGCTGACCGCCGGCGGCATCCTCGGCGTCCTCGGGCTCGTCCGTGCCGCGGGGATGCGCGAAGCGCGGACATGA